A genomic segment from Halorubrum depositum encodes:
- a CDS encoding YbaK/EbsC family protein yields MHERAAEFAARARDRYGVDLDVLEFDAGTETAAAAADAVGCDTAAIASTIVVSLSGEDVAVDGVAESEGSAESEAIADADGGSLVAAITSGANRLDLDAVAAHFEADDAAMADPARIREVVGWSIGGVPPLCHDAALPTVFDPTLAGYDTVYGAAGTPSAVFAVDPDRLASLAEATTVDLTE; encoded by the coding sequence ATGCACGAGCGCGCGGCGGAGTTCGCGGCACGGGCGCGGGACCGATACGGCGTCGACCTCGACGTGTTGGAGTTCGACGCCGGCACGGAGACGGCGGCCGCGGCGGCCGACGCCGTCGGCTGCGACACCGCGGCGATCGCCTCCACGATCGTGGTGTCGCTCTCGGGCGAGGACGTCGCGGTCGACGGCGTCGCCGAGAGCGAGGGGAGCGCCGAGAGCGAAGCGATTGCCGACGCCGACGGGGGTTCCCTCGTCGCCGCGATCACCAGCGGCGCGAACCGGCTGGACCTGGACGCGGTCGCGGCTCACTTCGAGGCCGACGACGCCGCGATGGCGGACCCGGCGCGCATCCGTGAGGTGGTCGGCTGGAGCATCGGTGGCGTGCCGCCGCTGTGTCACGACGCCGCGCTCCCGACCGTCTTCGACCCGACGCTCGCCGGGTACGACACGGTTTACGGCGCAGCCGGGACGCCGAGCGCGGTGTTCGCGGTCGACCCCGATCGGCTCGCGTCGCTCGCGGAGGCGACGACCGTCGATCTCACGGAGTGA
- a CDS encoding ribosome assembly factor SBDS produces MISLDEAVTARLESHGERFEVLIDPDAALAMKRGEFEGDLEDVIAAEDVFENASRGDRPAEEDLETVFGTTDPLEIIPEIVERGEIQITAEQREEMMERKHNQLVTTITRNAVNPQMDDSPHPPERIERALEEAGFQIDPMEPVENQVDDALEALRPVIPIRFEEVTMAVQLPADYAGSGQAQIREFGDLEREEWQNDGSWVGVLTFPAGLQNDLYDLVNEVTSGEGDARVIKDKDELRTR; encoded by the coding sequence ATGATATCGCTCGACGAGGCCGTGACGGCCCGACTTGAGTCGCACGGAGAACGCTTCGAGGTGCTGATCGACCCCGACGCGGCGCTCGCGATGAAGCGAGGCGAGTTCGAGGGCGACCTGGAGGACGTGATCGCCGCGGAGGACGTGTTCGAGAACGCCTCGCGGGGCGATCGCCCGGCCGAGGAGGACCTAGAGACCGTGTTCGGCACGACGGATCCGCTGGAGATCATCCCCGAGATCGTCGAGCGCGGGGAGATACAGATCACCGCCGAGCAGCGCGAGGAGATGATGGAGCGGAAGCACAACCAGCTCGTCACCACCATCACCCGCAACGCGGTGAACCCGCAGATGGACGACTCCCCGCACCCGCCCGAGCGCATCGAGCGCGCGCTGGAGGAGGCCGGGTTCCAGATCGATCCGATGGAGCCGGTCGAGAACCAGGTCGACGACGCGCTCGAGGCGCTCCGCCCCGTCATCCCGATCCGCTTCGAGGAGGTGACGATGGCGGTCCAGCTCCCCGCGGACTACGCGGGCTCCGGGCAGGCGCAGATCCGCGAGTTCGGCGACTTGGAGCGCGAGGAGTGGCAGAACGACGGCTCGTGGGTCGGCGTGCTCACGTTCCCCGCCGGGCTGCAGAACGATCTGTACGACCTCGTCAACGAGGTCACCTCCGGCGAGGGCGACGCCCGCGTGATCAAGGACAAAGACGAGCTGCGGACGCGGTAG
- a CDS encoding DUF7576 family protein produces the protein MVDPTSDLEEDVDEESAPRCATCGGPALGVGRRTVTWVDGADVEHRRFCSQACRDDWEDERPSAGR, from the coding sequence ATGGTAGATCCGACTTCCGACCTCGAGGAGGACGTCGACGAGGAGTCCGCGCCGCGCTGCGCGACCTGTGGGGGGCCGGCGCTCGGCGTCGGTCGCCGAACCGTCACCTGGGTCGACGGCGCCGACGTCGAACACCGCCGCTTCTGTTCGCAGGCCTGTCGCGACGACTGGGAGGACGAGCGTCCCTCGGCGGGCCGCTGA
- a CDS encoding CRTAC1 family protein, whose amino-acid sequence MFTERSDLVADGDPVRGYGVAVTPGRDGPLVFVAGYGEPNRLYARDGDRFVDTACGIVADGTRHGMGVCAADLDADGCEEVYVHNCTKGVDGGGDPDLLLSRLESDGYRWTDVFALDVNADRLDVRAGRSVAALDRLGTGRYGVAVSGYAAPLAFYELGDDGEITDMAGAVGLEVDGGCRSLLAVPHCSGEGDLFAGVERGPNRLFRNENGHYDSTGGGALADPAGDTRGAALVDEGGTFAFAVGNEDGPNRLLRHGPDGGFEDVAPAALSEPDRVRTVVAADFDNDGREELFYNVSGEPNRLYERVGGDGSDAGDDASRWEPVDPGPAAEPDGFGTGAVAADLDGDGVLELLVVHGEVAAQPIAAYEVPGAADAGWLRVRPTTRHGAPARGAVVRLETTAGIQRRTVDAGGGCLCQTEPVAHFGLGGAMPRRAVVRWPDGRERILPDPTPDAEIDVEHPSKGRSPPSGGRRVHGDRPLGR is encoded by the coding sequence ATGTTTACGGAGCGGTCCGACCTCGTCGCCGACGGCGACCCCGTCCGCGGGTACGGCGTCGCGGTGACGCCCGGACGGGACGGACCGCTCGTCTTCGTCGCGGGCTACGGGGAGCCGAACCGGCTGTACGCCCGCGACGGCGACCGCTTCGTCGACACGGCCTGCGGCATCGTCGCCGACGGGACCCGCCACGGGATGGGCGTCTGCGCGGCCGACCTCGACGCCGACGGCTGCGAGGAGGTGTACGTCCACAACTGCACCAAAGGCGTCGACGGCGGCGGCGACCCCGACCTCCTCTTGAGCCGGCTCGAGTCCGACGGCTACCGCTGGACGGACGTGTTCGCGCTCGACGTCAACGCCGACCGCCTCGACGTGCGCGCCGGCCGGTCCGTCGCCGCGCTCGACCGCCTCGGGACCGGTCGGTACGGGGTCGCCGTCTCCGGCTACGCCGCTCCTCTCGCCTTTTACGAGCTCGGCGACGACGGCGAGATCACCGACATGGCCGGCGCCGTCGGGCTGGAGGTCGACGGCGGCTGTCGGTCCCTGCTCGCGGTCCCGCACTGCTCCGGCGAGGGCGACCTGTTCGCGGGCGTCGAGCGCGGCCCGAACCGCCTCTTCCGCAACGAGAACGGCCACTACGACTCGACCGGCGGCGGCGCGCTGGCCGACCCCGCGGGCGACACCCGCGGCGCCGCCCTCGTCGACGAGGGCGGGACGTTCGCGTTCGCGGTCGGCAACGAGGACGGGCCGAACCGCCTCCTCCGCCACGGCCCCGACGGCGGGTTCGAGGACGTCGCGCCGGCGGCCCTCAGCGAGCCCGACCGCGTCCGGACGGTCGTTGCGGCCGACTTCGACAACGACGGCCGCGAGGAGCTGTTCTACAACGTCTCGGGCGAGCCGAACCGGCTCTACGAGCGGGTCGGCGGCGACGGGTCGGACGCGGGTGACGACGCCTCTCGCTGGGAGCCCGTCGACCCCGGTCCAGCCGCCGAACCGGACGGCTTCGGCACGGGCGCGGTGGCGGCCGACCTCGACGGCGACGGCGTCTTAGAGCTCCTCGTCGTCCACGGCGAGGTCGCCGCGCAGCCGATCGCGGCCTACGAGGTCCCGGGCGCCGCCGACGCCGGGTGGCTCCGCGTCCGGCCGACGACGCGGCACGGGGCGCCCGCCCGCGGCGCCGTCGTCAGGCTGGAGACGACCGCCGGGATCCAGCGCCGCACCGTCGACGCCGGCGGCGGCTGCCTCTGTCAGACCGAGCCGGTCGCGCACTTCGGGCTCGGCGGGGCAATGCCGCGTCGCGCCGTCGTCCGATGGCCCGACGGCCGCGAGCGGATCCTCCCCGATCCCACGCCCGACGCGGAGATCGACGTCGAACACCCCTCGAAAGGGCGGTCGCCGCCGAGCGGGGGTCGCCGGGTCCACGGCGACCGGCCCCTCGGACGGTAG
- a CDS encoding anaerobic glycerol-3-phosphate dehydrogenase subunit C: protein MTRHTDDHDDSEGANGANEPDGATDGDDGSETRASPGVPKAGRDEQPSIFVPDDGEVPEAGTDSDGAAAGDAPTAERPATDGGVESATGGSDSAELDPDAYDPVDVFPGGDLDLREGADSCYKCTSCDTSCPVAEVDDEFPGPKFQGPEQWRLKRKDDHDIDESITSCSNCMRCDDACPSSVPLSQMHNEARGQFVESQMEKLSREYIRNRILSNYRFFASIASKVPRLANAATKVPGAMWAGEKLLGVTSERDFPEFATETFREWWKARGGAQVEDPDKRVAYFHGCYSNYNTPEVGKAMVRVYEHFGYEVMVPPQKCSGTPMFANGMLKDARRHAETNVESLIEAIGEGADVIASCTSCSMSLRQEYPELFDIHGIEDVSEHTYEALEYLRINEDLEGELAGTKLADEQSFAYHAPCHARNQGLSRQAVETFRDVDGVTMEDVGDSCSGISGTYGWKEEKYEKSMKIGEEMFEHMEDAEGDVGMTECPTCAMQMEHGTGYEIEHPLQLLEETVGA, encoded by the coding sequence ATGACACGACACACGGACGACCACGACGACTCGGAGGGGGCGAACGGGGCGAACGAACCGGATGGCGCGACTGACGGCGACGACGGGAGCGAGACGCGAGCCAGTCCCGGCGTCCCGAAGGCGGGCCGAGACGAGCAGCCGTCGATCTTCGTCCCCGACGACGGGGAGGTTCCGGAGGCGGGTACCGACTCCGACGGCGCCGCCGCGGGCGACGCTCCGACGGCCGAGCGACCGGCCACCGACGGCGGCGTCGAGAGCGCGACCGGCGGCTCCGACTCGGCGGAGCTCGACCCGGACGCGTACGACCCCGTCGACGTGTTCCCCGGGGGCGACCTCGACCTCCGCGAGGGGGCCGACTCCTGTTACAAGTGCACGAGCTGTGACACCTCCTGTCCGGTCGCCGAGGTCGACGACGAGTTCCCGGGGCCGAAGTTCCAGGGCCCCGAGCAGTGGCGGCTCAAGCGGAAGGACGACCACGACATCGACGAGTCGATCACCTCCTGTTCGAACTGCATGCGCTGTGACGACGCCTGCCCCTCCTCCGTGCCGCTCTCGCAGATGCACAACGAGGCGCGCGGCCAGTTCGTCGAATCGCAGATGGAGAAGCTCTCCCGGGAGTACATTCGGAACCGCATCCTCTCGAACTACCGGTTCTTCGCGTCCATCGCGAGCAAGGTGCCCCGGCTGGCGAACGCCGCGACGAAGGTCCCGGGCGCGATGTGGGCCGGCGAGAAGCTCCTCGGGGTCACGAGCGAGCGCGACTTCCCCGAGTTCGCCACGGAGACGTTCCGCGAGTGGTGGAAGGCCCGCGGCGGCGCGCAGGTGGAGGACCCGGACAAGCGCGTGGCGTACTTCCACGGCTGCTACTCCAACTACAACACCCCCGAGGTCGGCAAGGCGATGGTCAGGGTGTACGAGCACTTCGGCTACGAGGTGATGGTGCCCCCGCAGAAGTGCTCCGGCACCCCGATGTTCGCGAACGGGATGTTGAAGGACGCGCGCCGGCACGCGGAGACGAACGTCGAGAGCCTGATCGAGGCCATCGGCGAGGGCGCCGACGTGATCGCCTCCTGTACCTCCTGCTCGATGTCGCTCCGGCAGGAGTACCCGGAGCTGTTCGACATCCACGGGATCGAGGACGTCTCCGAGCACACCTACGAGGCGTTGGAGTACCTCCGGATCAACGAGGACCTGGAGGGCGAGCTGGCGGGCACGAAGCTCGCGGACGAACAGTCGTTCGCGTACCACGCGCCGTGTCACGCCCGCAATCAGGGGCTCTCCCGGCAGGCCGTCGAGACGTTCCGCGACGTCGACGGCGTGACGATGGAGGACGTCGGCGACTCCTGTTCGGGCATCTCGGGCACGTACGGCTGGAAGGAGGAGAAGTACGAGAAGTCGATGAAGATCGGCGAGGAGATGTTCGAACACATGGAGGACGCCGAGGGGGACGTGGGAATGACGGAGTGCCCCACCTGCGCCATGCAGATGGAGCACGGGACCGGGTACGAGATCGAACACCCGCTCCAGCTGCTGGAGGAGACGGTCGGCGCCTGA
- the glpB gene encoding glycerol-3-phosphate dehydrogenase subunit GlpB → MAIDSDVLVVGGGLAAITAAISASREGADVRLVSHKASTLRQASGLIDALGYVPATEPATPLREGPPTAGRELDRDEWPDPEGPLADPFEGIERLPESHPYRIVGADALREGLALFDELAGDAYRGGHTDRNALLPTFGGSVKPTARYPAAAEAGLASDDRPALIVGFRSLTEYDARAFAGRLEAAGVPFDVAGAEVEFAEAFRADTKVTRLAKALDHDEEIDGTPAREALAKAVAPHLHDVVDEAGGVDRVERVGFPAFLGDDRGDAVRAELADRLGADVFEISMGPPSLPGLRLEDRLYDALDAEGVRFETGNPVVGVEREADGRVEAVAVDRKGRETPYGADAFVLATGGLVGKGLDSDREGVREPVFDLRVEQPDDRYEWFVDDAFGDQPYARFGVRPDERGRPLDADGEVQYANVFAAGGVVGGADVAREKSASGVSLATGLVAGRQAATEATQ, encoded by the coding sequence ATGGCGATCGACAGCGACGTCCTCGTCGTCGGCGGCGGGCTGGCGGCGATCACGGCCGCGATATCGGCCTCGCGCGAGGGCGCCGACGTGCGGCTCGTCTCCCACAAGGCGAGCACGCTCCGGCAGGCCTCCGGGCTGATCGACGCGCTCGGCTACGTCCCGGCGACGGAGCCCGCGACGCCGCTCCGCGAGGGGCCGCCGACCGCGGGCCGCGAGCTCGACCGCGACGAGTGGCCCGACCCGGAGGGGCCGCTCGCCGATCCCTTCGAGGGGATCGAGCGACTCCCCGAGAGCCACCCCTACCGGATCGTCGGCGCGGACGCGCTCCGGGAGGGGTTGGCGCTGTTCGACGAGCTCGCGGGCGACGCGTACCGCGGGGGCCACACCGACCGCAACGCGCTCCTCCCCACGTTCGGGGGGAGCGTGAAGCCGACCGCGCGCTACCCGGCCGCCGCCGAGGCGGGGCTCGCGAGCGACGACCGGCCGGCGCTCATCGTCGGCTTCCGGTCGCTCACCGAGTACGACGCGCGGGCGTTCGCCGGCCGGCTGGAGGCCGCCGGCGTCCCGTTCGACGTCGCCGGCGCGGAGGTCGAGTTCGCGGAGGCGTTCCGGGCGGACACGAAGGTCACCCGGCTCGCGAAGGCGCTCGACCACGACGAAGAAATCGACGGCACGCCCGCCCGCGAGGCGCTGGCGAAGGCGGTCGCCCCGCACCTCCACGACGTGGTCGACGAGGCGGGCGGCGTCGACCGCGTCGAGCGCGTCGGCTTCCCGGCGTTCCTCGGCGACGACCGCGGCGACGCGGTGCGCGCCGAGCTGGCCGACCGACTCGGCGCCGACGTGTTCGAGATCTCGATGGGGCCGCCGAGCCTCCCCGGACTCAGGTTAGAGGACCGGCTCTACGACGCGCTCGACGCCGAGGGCGTCCGGTTCGAGACCGGCAACCCCGTCGTCGGCGTCGAGCGCGAGGCGGACGGGCGCGTTGAGGCGGTCGCGGTCGACCGGAAGGGCCGCGAGACGCCGTACGGCGCCGACGCCTTCGTCTTGGCGACCGGCGGGCTCGTCGGCAAGGGGCTCGACTCGGACCGCGAGGGCGTCCGCGAGCCGGTCTTCGACCTCCGCGTCGAGCAGCCGGACGACCGCTACGAGTGGTTCGTCGACGACGCGTTCGGCGACCAGCCGTACGCGCGCTTCGGCGTGCGCCCCGACGAGCGCGGGCGTCCGCTCGACGCCGACGGCGAGGTACAGTACGCGAACGTCTTCGCGGCCGGCGGGGTCGTCGGCGGCGCGGACGTCGCGCGAGAGAAGTCCGCGAGCGGGGTGTCGCTCGCGACCGGCCTCGTGGCCGGGCGGCAGGCGGCGACGGAGGCGACCCAATGA
- the glpA gene encoding anaerobic glycerol-3-phosphate dehydrogenase subunit GlpA, with the protein MDQQVDVVVVGGGSTGCGVVRDLARRGLDAVLVEKGNLTHGTTGRMHGLLHSGGRYAVSDQKSARECIEENRVLRDIAAHCVEETGGMFVKRPEDSEEYFQEKLEGCRACDIPVEVLDGEEARRREPYLARDVEKAIALPDGAVDPFRLCVANAADAREHGARVETHAPVTDVLVEDGEVVGVEVEHETGPGKRVHRGPGTTEEIRARHVVNATGAWAGNVGEMAGVDVEVRPSKGVMTVMNTRQVDTVINRCRPKGDADIVVPHETACILGTTDEEVDDPEDYPEEEWEVDLMIETLSELVPALKDARTLRSFWGVRPLYEPPGTGTEDPTDITRDYFLLDHGDRDDLPGMTTIVGGKLTTYRMMAESISDHVCDLLGHEAACDTADAPLPGSESPARMDELMDEFGLRSPVARRSGQRLGSRADDVLSSSDPNPVVCECEGVTRAEVQDAIGDAGSDLNAVRLRTRASMGNCQGGFCTHRIAAELAREYPEPVVRDAEDELYQERWKGQRHALWGRQLSQAMLNHLLHATTMNRDGDPANLDSEVDFGAFDAGSPGGPAESDAGSGEAGTAATDGGR; encoded by the coding sequence ATGGACCAACAGGTGGACGTCGTGGTCGTCGGGGGCGGCTCGACCGGCTGCGGCGTCGTCAGGGATCTCGCGCGCCGCGGGCTCGACGCGGTGCTCGTCGAGAAGGGGAACCTGACGCACGGCACGACGGGGCGGATGCACGGGCTCCTTCACAGCGGAGGCCGGTACGCGGTCTCCGACCAGAAGAGCGCGAGGGAGTGTATCGAGGAGAACCGGGTGCTCCGCGACATCGCCGCCCACTGCGTCGAGGAGACGGGGGGGATGTTCGTCAAGCGGCCCGAGGACTCCGAGGAGTACTTCCAGGAGAAGCTGGAGGGGTGCCGCGCGTGCGACATCCCCGTCGAGGTGCTGGACGGCGAGGAGGCGCGCCGCCGCGAGCCGTACCTCGCGCGCGACGTCGAGAAGGCGATCGCGCTCCCGGACGGCGCGGTCGACCCCTTCCGACTCTGCGTCGCCAACGCGGCCGACGCCCGCGAGCACGGCGCCCGGGTCGAGACGCACGCCCCGGTGACCGACGTGCTCGTCGAGGACGGCGAGGTCGTCGGCGTCGAGGTCGAACACGAGACCGGCCCCGGCAAGCGGGTCCACCGCGGGCCCGGCACGACCGAGGAGATCCGCGCGCGACACGTCGTCAACGCCACCGGCGCGTGGGCCGGCAACGTCGGCGAGATGGCCGGCGTCGACGTCGAGGTGCGTCCCTCGAAGGGCGTGATGACGGTGATGAACACCCGACAGGTCGACACCGTCATCAACCGGTGTCGGCCGAAGGGCGACGCCGACATCGTCGTCCCGCACGAGACGGCCTGCATCCTCGGCACCACCGACGAGGAGGTCGACGACCCCGAGGACTACCCCGAGGAGGAGTGGGAGGTCGACCTGATGATCGAGACGCTCTCCGAGCTCGTGCCCGCTCTGAAGGACGCCCGGACGCTCCGGTCGTTCTGGGGCGTCCGACCCCTCTACGAGCCGCCGGGGACCGGCACCGAGGACCCGACGGACATCACGCGCGACTACTTCCTGCTCGACCACGGCGACCGCGACGACCTCCCCGGGATGACGACGATCGTCGGCGGGAAGCTAACCACCTACCGGATGATGGCCGAGTCCATCTCCGACCACGTCTGCGACCTGCTCGGTCACGAGGCGGCCTGCGACACCGCCGACGCGCCGCTGCCCGGCTCGGAGAGCCCGGCGCGCATGGACGAGCTGATGGACGAGTTCGGGCTCCGGTCCCCGGTGGCCCGCCGTTCCGGGCAGCGGCTCGGGTCGCGCGCGGACGACGTGCTCTCCTCGTCTGACCCGAATCCGGTCGTCTGCGAGTGCGAGGGCGTCACCCGCGCCGAGGTGCAGGACGCCATCGGCGACGCCGGCAGCGACCTCAACGCGGTCCGGCTCCGCACCCGCGCCTCGATGGGCAACTGCCAGGGCGGCTTCTGTACCCACCGGATCGCCGCGGAGCTGGCGCGGGAGTACCCGGAGCCCGTCGTCCGCGACGCGGAAGACGAGCTGTATCAGGAGCGCTGGAAGGGTCAGCGCCACGCGCTGTGGGGCCGGCAGCTCTCGCAGGCGATGCTGAACCACCTGCTGCACGCGACCACGATGAACCGCGACGGCGACCCGGCGAACCTCGATAGCGAGGTCGACTTCGGCGCGTTCGACGCCGGCTCGCCGGGTGGCCCGGCCGAGTCCGACGCCGGTAGCGGCGAGGCCGGAACCGCCGCTACGGACGGGGGTCGCTGA
- the glpK gene encoding glycerol kinase GlpK, translating into MTQYVGAIDQGTTGTRFMVFDHEGQVVANAYEQHEQIYPNPGWVEHDPIEIWENTQQVVLDGLADAGLDADQLDAIGITNQRETTIVWDKDSGKPVHNALVWQDRRTTDRVEEIQEAGKVEEIREKTGLECDAYFSATKTEWILDNAEPLKMQASRGGDLRDRAREGELVMGTIDSWLIYNLTGNHITDVTNASRTMLYNIREMEWDDELLDEFGVPEEMVPEVRPSSDEEYYGHTDADGFLGEEVPVAGALGDQQAALFGQTCFDEGDAKNTYGTGSFYLMNTGNEAVKSDHGLLTTIGFQMSGEPVQYALEGSIFITGAAIEWLEDVDLINNAAQTAELARSVDSTDGVYMVPAFTGLGAPHWDGRARGTIVGMTRGTSKEHIVRATLESIAYQTRDVAEAMEADSGVETTSLRVDGGAVKNNFLCQLQSDIIQTDIARPEVDETTALGSAYAAGLAVGYWDNVDELRDNWQVDREFTPEKDQAEVDKLYSRWDDAVERSLNWAQDDEEEE; encoded by the coding sequence ATGACACAGTACGTCGGTGCGATAGACCAAGGCACGACCGGTACCCGATTCATGGTGTTCGACCACGAGGGGCAGGTCGTCGCGAACGCTTACGAACAGCACGAACAGATTTACCCGAACCCCGGGTGGGTCGAGCACGACCCGATCGAGATCTGGGAGAACACCCAACAGGTCGTCCTCGACGGGCTCGCGGACGCGGGGCTGGACGCGGACCAGCTCGACGCGATCGGGATCACCAACCAGCGCGAGACGACGATCGTCTGGGACAAGGACTCCGGCAAGCCGGTCCACAACGCCCTCGTCTGGCAGGACCGCCGGACGACGGACCGCGTCGAGGAGATCCAGGAGGCGGGGAAGGTCGAGGAGATCCGCGAGAAGACCGGCCTGGAGTGCGACGCGTACTTCTCCGCGACCAAGACCGAGTGGATCCTCGACAACGCGGAGCCGCTCAAGATGCAGGCCTCCCGCGGCGGCGACCTCCGCGACCGCGCCCGCGAGGGCGAGCTCGTCATGGGCACGATCGACTCGTGGCTCATCTACAACCTGACGGGCAACCACATCACGGACGTCACCAACGCCTCCCGGACGATGCTGTACAACATCCGGGAGATGGAGTGGGACGACGAGCTCCTCGACGAGTTCGGCGTGCCCGAGGAGATGGTCCCCGAGGTCCGCCCCTCCTCCGACGAGGAGTACTACGGCCACACGGACGCCGACGGCTTCCTCGGCGAGGAGGTCCCGGTCGCCGGCGCCTTAGGCGACCAGCAGGCCGCGCTGTTCGGCCAGACCTGCTTCGACGAGGGCGACGCGAAGAACACCTACGGCACCGGCTCGTTCTACCTGATGAACACGGGCAACGAGGCCGTCAAGTCCGACCACGGACTCTTAACGACCATCGGCTTCCAGATGTCCGGCGAGCCCGTCCAGTACGCGCTGGAGGGGTCGATCTTCATCACCGGCGCCGCCATCGAGTGGCTGGAGGACGTCGACCTCATCAACAACGCCGCCCAGACCGCGGAGCTGGCCCGCTCGGTCGACTCGACCGACGGCGTCTACATGGTGCCGGCGTTCACCGGGCTCGGCGCCCCGCACTGGGACGGCCGCGCTCGCGGGACCATCGTCGGGATGACCCGCGGGACGAGCAAGGAGCACATCGTCCGGGCGACGCTCGAATCGATCGCCTACCAGACCCGCGACGTCGCCGAGGCCATGGAGGCCGACTCCGGCGTCGAGACGACCAGCCTCCGCGTCGACGGCGGGGCGGTCAAGAACAACTTCCTCTGTCAGCTCCAGTCAGACATCATCCAGACCGACATCGCCCGGCCGGAGGTCGACGAGACCACGGCGCTCGGCTCGGCGTACGCCGCCGGCCTCGCCGTCGGCTACTGGGACAACGTCGACGAGCTCCGCGACAACTGGCAGGTGGACCGCGAGTTCACCCCCGAGAAGGACCAGGCGGAGGTCGACAAGCTGTACAGCCGGTGGGACGACGCGGTGGAACGCTCCCTCAACTGGGCGCAGGACGACGAGGAGGAGGAATAG
- a CDS encoding Cdc6/Cdc18 family protein, with product MNIDDRIERRLGYDAGAGVLVDLDAVSPVSHAESPTGRGPVFERLLDVFSPAFSGSLPPSTYVHGPKGSGKSAAVSALFDRLAAHSGPRRAIQTATRAVEPTLPGFVYVDARRGSTRFRLYHDVLSTIGDDPVPEHGIGTDELADELREGVRTGPEVVVAVDHTNEPETPDATTVVDWLTEVSEHIAPVCLGRDPPDAIGWEPEAAVAFEPYRRHVLVELLTSRCSTGLGRDAISHDQIREVSEWADGDAHDALAAIAGAAISAERAGASTVRPVDLDAGIEGVPKPGAALGRVLALSESRRRLLYELVSLPEDDRESVSAATETIASRPAVDLSASTVRRVLYELADAGLLDRVTVRQSGGKGRPPSRLVPRFPTLVFRELFDRPSWSA from the coding sequence GTGAACATCGACGATCGGATCGAGCGCCGGCTGGGGTACGACGCCGGGGCCGGCGTCCTCGTCGACCTCGACGCCGTCTCGCCCGTCTCGCACGCGGAGTCCCCGACCGGCCGGGGACCGGTGTTCGAGCGGCTACTCGACGTGTTCAGCCCGGCGTTCTCCGGTTCGCTCCCCCCGAGCACCTACGTGCACGGCCCGAAGGGGAGCGGGAAGTCGGCCGCCGTCTCCGCGCTGTTCGACCGGCTGGCGGCACACAGCGGCCCGCGCCGCGCCATCCAGACCGCGACGCGGGCGGTCGAGCCGACGCTGCCGGGATTCGTCTACGTCGACGCGCGGCGCGGCTCGACGCGGTTCCGACTCTACCACGACGTCCTCTCGACGATCGGCGACGACCCGGTCCCCGAACACGGGATCGGCACCGACGAGCTCGCCGATGAGCTGCGGGAGGGCGTCCGCACCGGTCCGGAGGTGGTCGTCGCCGTCGACCACACGAACGAGCCGGAGACCCCGGACGCGACGACCGTCGTCGACTGGCTCACCGAGGTCAGCGAGCACATCGCGCCCGTCTGTCTCGGTCGGGACCCGCCCGACGCGATCGGGTGGGAGCCCGAGGCCGCCGTGGCGTTCGAACCGTACCGGCGCCACGTGCTCGTCGAGCTGCTGACGAGCCGGTGTTCGACCGGGCTCGGGCGCGACGCGATCAGCCACGACCAGATCCGCGAGGTCAGCGAGTGGGCCGACGGCGACGCCCACGACGCGCTCGCCGCGATCGCCGGCGCCGCGATCAGCGCGGAGCGGGCGGGCGCCTCCACGGTCCGGCCGGTCGACCTCGACGCCGGGATCGAGGGCGTGCCGAAGCCCGGCGCCGCGCTGGGGCGGGTGCTCGCACTCTCCGAGAGCCGGCGGCGGCTGCTGTACGAGCTGGTCAGCCTGCCGGAGGACGACCGGGAATCGGTGAGCGCGGCGACGGAGACGATCGCCTCGCGGCCCGCGGTCGACCTCTCGGCGTCCACCGTGCGTCGGGTGCTGTACGAGCTCGCGGACGCGGGGTTGCTCGACCGGGTGACGGTCCGCCAGAGCGGCGGGAAGGGGCGACCGCCGAGCCGGCTCGTCCCGCGGTTCCCGACGCTCGTGTTCCGGGAGCTGTTCGACCGGCCGTCGTGGTCGGCCTGA